Within the Vagococcus carniphilus genome, the region TTGTTGATTGAACAACAGATTCCAGCTGTTCACCTAATTAAGAATTTGGGAATTGGTGGTGCAGTTCAAACGGGCTACTTATATGCTTACTACAATGATTACGATATAGCTGTGCAGTTTGATGGAGATGGTCAACATGATATTACATCTATTGAAGCACTTGTTAAACCAATTATAGATGAACAGTCAGATTTTACTATTGGTTCTCGGTTTGTAGAAGGATCCCCTTCTGAATTCAAGACTTCTTTTTCTAGACGAATGGGTATTAATCTGATTTCTTCTTTCATCAAGATAAAAACAGGACGTCGTTTATTGGACGTTACTTCCGGATATCGAGCTGCTAATCGCGACGTAATAGAGTATTTTTCTCAGCACTATCCTAAAAAATATCCTGAACCAGAGACAAATGCGCTTTTAGTTAAACAAAATAAGCGAGTAGAAGAAATCGGGGTAAATATGTTTGAACGATTAGAAGGAAAATCTTCTATCACACCATTGAAGTCAATCCGCTATATGATAGAAGTATTAACTTCAATTATTTTATTAAGTACAGGGAGGGATAAATAATGGATATTTTATCAATAACGATGATTTTTTTCTCTCTTATATTTTTAATTTTTATTATTAAGCTAATCAGAAATGCGACATTTACTCTAGAGCATTCACTTATGTGGTTAGGTATTGGTATTATTATGTTAGTATTTTCAGTTTTTCCAAGTATTCCCGAAAAATTTTCTGAATTGCTAGGCTTTGAAACAATGTCTAATTTTTTATTAGTAATGGCTGTTTTATTTAGTTTAATTCAGTTAATTATTTTTACGAAACATATTACTAAACAGTCCAATGATATAAAAACGCTCGTTCAAGAAGTGTCAATTTTAAAAGAAAAGATAGAAAGAAAGGATAAATAAGATGTTATTATTTTTTGTTTACGTTATTTTATCTTCATCAGGTATCATTTTATTTAAGTTAGGTTCTGCTGACTTATCAATAAAAATGGTAAGTAATCAATTGAATATGAATTTTCCAGCTTTAAGTATTTTAGGATTACTTTGCTATTTAGTGAGTTTTATTCTATGGATGATTATCATTTCAAAATCTGATGTCAGTTTTATCGTTCCGTTAGGTTTAGGCTTAACCAATGTTTTAATTTTAGTTGGTTCATCCGTTGTGTTGAAAGAAACAATTAATATATATGGTATGGTAGGGATTGTTTTAATCCTTGCAGGCACATTACTTATTAATAAAGGTTAGAGATTAAATAAGATTATAAGATATCAGGACTGTTTGTCTGATGTCTTTTTATTTTGAAAACAAAGAGAAGAATAAATGGGCATTCATTCACTTTAAGGGGTAAACATGATATAATTAACAATGTTTTGATAAAAAGAGAATCAATTTAAATATAAAATTTAGTTAGGAGAATATTATGGGGTTTAATCAACAAAAAGAAGTTGAGCGTAGAAGGACATTTGCTATCATTTCCCATCCGGATGCGGGGAAAACAACGATTACAGAGCAGTTACTATTGTTTGGGGGCGCTATTAGAAGCGCTGGTACAGTTAAGGGAAAGAAAACAGGTAACTTTGCTAAATCTGACTGGATGGATATTGAAAAACAAAGAGGGATTTCTGTAACAAGTTCTGTGATGCAGTTTGATTTTGAAGACAAACGCGTTAATATCTTGGATACACCAGGACATGAGGATTTCTCAGAGGATACTTATCGAACACTTATGGCCGTTGACAGTGCTGTTATGGTAATTGATAGCGCCAAAGGTATTGAAGCACAAACTAAAAAATTATTCCAAGTTTGTCGTATGCGTGGTATTCCTATTTTTACGTTCATCAATAAATTAGATAGAGATGGTCGTGAACCATTAGAGTTATTGGAAGAACTTGAAGAAGTTTTAGAAATCGAATCTTACCCAATGAACTGGCCAATTGGTATGGGTAAAGGGTTTGAAGGGTTATATGATATCTTTAATAACAGAGTAGAAATCCACCGTCCAGAGCGTTATGATGGCGAGCGTTTCTTACCATTAAATGAAAATCATGAACTTGAAATAGATCATCCAATCAAACAGCTTTCAATTTTTGATCAAGTGATGGATGATGCTGAGTTGTTATTAGAAGCAGGAAATGAATTTTCTGAAGAAAAAATTGCTAACGGACAATTAACACCTGTGTTCTTTGGTTCAGCTTTAACTAACTTTGGGGTAGAGACATTTTTAGAGACTTTCTTAAAATTTGCTCCAGCTCCATCAGCACATAAAACAAAAGATGAGGGAGAAGTGAGTCCTTATAGCGAAGACTTCTCAGGTTTTATCTTTAAAATCCAAGCTAATATGAACCCTGCTCACCGAGACAGAATTGCATTTGTCCGTATTTGTTCAGGCTCATTTAGTCGTGGGATGGACGTTCAATTATCTCGTGAGAGTAAAAAAATTAAATTAAATAATTCAACTCAATTTATGGCGGATTCTCGTGAACAGGTAGAAGAAGCAGTTGCGGGTGATATCATTGGTTTATACGATACAGGTACTTACCAAATTGGAGACACTATTTATACTGGGAAAGAAAAAGTAGAGTTCGAAGATTTACCTCACTTTACTCCAGAATTATTTATGCGAGTAACAGCTAAAAACGTTATGAAACAAAAGTCCTTCTACAAAGGGCTAAATCAATTAGTTCAAGAAGGTGCAATTCAGTTATATAAAACGTATTTGACAGAAGACTTTATTATCGGTGCTGTTGGACAACTTCAATTTGAAGTGTTCAAACATCGTATGCAAGGAGAATACAATACAGAAGTCATCATGGATCCTATGGGAACTAAGATTGCTCGTTGGATTAATCCTGAGCAATTAGATGAAAAAATGAGCTCTAGTCGAAATATTTTAGCTAGAGACCGTTTTGACCAACCACTATTTTTATTTGAAAATCAATTTGCAATGCGTTGGTTTACGGATAAATATCCGGAAGTGGAACTTAAGAGTTTATTGTAAGTCACTAGTCAATGGGGAAGAATAAGGACGAAAAACAAATGAATCAATTAATTACAATTATTATTCCTTGTTTCAATGAAGAACAGGCGATTCAACATTTTGTTGATGAAATGTCAAAAATCGAAAAACAATTTGAAGCAACGAATTTTGAGTATATTTTTATAAATGATGGCTCAACCGATAATACGCTACCTGTTTTAAAAGAGCTCTCAAAGGTAAATGAGAAGTATCATTATCTATCATTTTCTAGGAATTTTGGAAAAGAAGCAGCTCTATATGCGGGATTGCAACATTCTACTGGTGATTATGTAACGGTGATGGATGTGGATTTACAAGATCCCCCTTCTTTACTACCAAAAATGTATCAGTTGATCACAGAAGAAAAATACGATTGTGTAGGAACAAGACGTGTTAGTCGTAAAGGTGAGCCTAAAATCAGGTCTTTTTTCGCGCGTCAATTTTACCGAGTGATTAATCGGATTTCTGATGTGGAAATAGTAGATGGAGCCAGAGACTATCGTTTAATGACCAGACAGATGGTTGATGCCATTTTAGAAGTAAAAGAATACAATCGTTTTTCAAAAGGAATTTTTAGTTGGGTGGGTTTTGATACTTACTATTTGGAGTTTGAAAATGTGGAAAGAACAGACGGGGAAACTTCTTGGTCCTTTTGGAGTTTATTTAAATATTCTCTAGATGGGATTGTAGCATTCTCGGAATTTCCTCTAGTTTTTTCTGCGTTTGTTGGTTTGTTTTCATTTGTTGGAGCTATTATTGCTTTGATTTTTATTATTATCCGGGCGTTAGTGTATGGTGACCCAACTTCAGGATGGCCATCCCTTGTCTGTATTATTTTAGCCTTAGGCGGTTTGCAACTTCTATGTTTAGGCGTTGTGGGTCAATATTTAGGCAAAACTTTCTTAGAAACAAAAAGAAGACCGATTTATATTATTAAAGAGAGTAGTAAAGTGAATAAAGATAATTAACGAATAATTAATTTTAAATAAATTTCATTCATTTTAGTTATTTTTTAAAAATAATTAGTTTTATATAACAAAACGTGGGAAGTAGTTGTTTATCAAAATAATTTTGAATGGAGAGTTTTTTTGTAAATGTTAAACAAAAAAGTGAAAAATACAATAAAAAATAAAATGTCAAAATCTTATGAGTTTAAATATCTGAAGTATCTTAAGCATAAATCAATTGAGGAAAACCAAATTTTACTTGAATCAACACAAAGTAGAGATTTTAGTGGTCATGTTCTTTATGTCTGCAAAGACTTAGCGGAAAGATATCCTCAAATGCAATTAGTTATTTCGATTGTTCCAGAAAAAAAAGATTGGCTTCAATTATTATTAAAGAAACAAAATATTACTGATAAAGTAAAAGTAGTTGAATTTTTAAGTAAAGATTATTTTTTGGCCTTAGCTACAAGTAAGTATCTGATTAATGACACAACTTTTTGGTCATTTTTTAATAAGAGACCTGAGCAAGTTTACATTAATATATGGCATGGAACGCCCCTAAAAAAATTAGGAAAAGACATGAATTTGGACGGATTTGGAAATGTTCAAAAGAATTTTTTAGCTTCTGATTATTTAGTCGTTAGTAACGACTATACGAAAGATAAATTAGTTGAAAGTTATAACTTAAATAATATTGCAAGTACAAAAGTTGTTGTCGCACCTTCTGCAAGAAACTCTATATTATTTGATGATTTAGTTAGAGAAAAAGTTAGAAATGAGCTAGATTTAGATAATAAAAAAGTTTATATGTACATGCCAACTTATAGAGATGAAGGAACATCAATCTCTTATACAGAAAAAGCATTATTAGCTCTGGATAAAAACTTAACCGATAACGAAGTATTATTTGTAAAACTACATCCGTTTGATGCTGAAAAGATGACTTTAAATATTCATGATTTGAAACATGTAAAACCTTTTCCAAGTAAATATGAAACGTATGAGTTTCTAACAGCGGTGGATACTTTAATAACAGATTATAGTTCTATTATGTACGATTTCTTGTGTACAAATAGATCAACAATCTTATTTACTTATGATAAAGCAGCTTATTATAAGCAAAGAGGATTATATGAAGATATTGCTGATTACCCTTTCTTAAAAGTAAGTACTATTGACGAATTGATTACTCATCTAAGAGATGAGGATGAGCTAACAGACAAAAATTTCCAAGATAAGTACATTAGTAATGATAACTTAGAAGGAACAAAAGAGTTAGTAGACTATCTATTCTCAGGTAAAGCTTGTAGCAACATCAAAGAATTTAGTTTGAGAAATGAGAAGGATAACGTAGTATTCTTTGCTGGACCACTTTGGGATAATGGAATTACGCAAGCTTTTTTCAATACATTGGATGCAATTGATTTAGAAGAAAATAACTATATCTTGCATTTGAAAGATAAAAGCGTGAAGTATGCACATAAATATAAATTAAAAGAGCTACAAATTCCTTATATATTGACATCCGGTGTAGCTCAGTACAGTTTTTTTGAAGGTATTTTCACCCACCTGTATTTGAAGAAGGAATGGTTTGGAAACAAATTCATGAGAAAAACAATTGAAACAGTTGTTATGAAAATGTACCGTTTAGATTTTCGACGAATGTTTAATAATTTGGAAATTAATCATTTTATTCATTACACAGGATTTGAACGTGCGTATGCAGCGATGACTCAAGCTATTTCTGGTGAAAAAATAAAAACAACTATTTTTTATCATACAGATATGTTCGAAGAGTACGATGCTAAAAAAAATATCAATAAAAAAGTCTTGAAAAATAGTTATGAAAAAGTTGATCAAGTTGTTCTGGTTAATGAGGAATTAAGAGAAAGATTGGTTTCTAATTATCCTAAAATAAAAAATATAAAAATTTTAGATAATTTCCTTGGAACAGATAAGATCATAGAAGCATCAGAAGAAAGCTTATTTACATCACTATTAGATACATCAATTACTCATTATGGCGGAATTAAGAAAACAATTCATGATTCTTTACCTGTTCAAATTAAAGAAGACAATTCTTTTACTCCAATTGACCGATTGTTTAAAACAATTATTCAAAGACGAAACATTGGTGAAAGTGATTTAATTCCTAATGTTAAAAAGTATAAAAGTGAACTAGATGGAATTTTTCAATCGAAATATACAGAGTTGTTTAAAGTGACAGACAGTTTAGAAATTACAAACGAAGAGTTAGGTTATATTTATGGATTATCTAAATTAAAACTGATTGATGATTTGTTGGATCCTAATGTGAAGGTGTTTTCTAATATCGGTCGTTTTGATAAGCAAAAAGGACATGATCGTTTGTTGACTGCATTTGAAGAAGTTCATAAACATCATCCGAATACAAGATTAGTTATAATTGCTCCACATGGACCTTTAAAAAATCAAACAATTAATCAAGCTAAAGAGTCTTCTGCCAATGAGCATATTTATATTGTTGGTGGAATGCAAAACCCATATTCACTTTTAAAATATTGTGAAGCTTTTGTTTTTACAAGTTTATATGAGGGATTAGGTTTGGTAGTATTTGAATCATTAGCTGTTAATACAAATGTCATAACAGTTGAGATTCCAGCTACTTCACGTGGATTACAAAAAGGACAGCCTGAAAATGCTGCACCGGTTGCGATGGTAGTAAAAAATGATCAAGAAAGTATTACTAAAGGTTGGTTAGACTATCTAGATAATGAGCAAATTTTCAGTCCATATGATTTTGATAAAGTTGAACAAGAATCGTTAGCGAGTTGGGAAGATGTTATTAAGCCACTTTAATTAATAGATTCTAAAAATAACTTAAAAACCTTCTACGAATGCTAGTAACTGGCACTTCGTAGAAGGTTTTATTTGTTTTTATTTAAAATAATTGCGAGGAGTTTATTTTTCATTGGCCTGTTTTTTCTTTTTGGCTACGGGCATTGAAATTTCGACGACACCTTTCGTTCGTATGATGTCCAAATCGTCACTATCAATTCCTCTTTCAAGAATTTCATTCAATACATGCTCAACTTCAAAGTCTTTAACTTCACGCATTTTATTTACAATGACCACTTCGATATGACTATCAGCGATACTGTGAACAACAAGCGTTTTTCCTAGAGAATACACTTTTACTAAGTTAGCATCTGTATTTTCCAATTGCTTTGAAACTAATACTGCATAACTGTTTGTTACATCAATTAATTTCATCCTCTTCACCTCTAACTATTATTGAAACATCTTTCAATTTCTAATCTAATTATAACATAAATAAAAAAAAATAACGGAAACTGGGCACTTTTCTTTATTTATTTTGAACAAAAATGAACGGAAAAAATAACGAAAGTGACATTAAGTTGTCAGTTTCGTTATTTCTATTTATTAGGTGGTTATTCTGCCTGTTTTTTCTCTGTCACAACAATTTTATCATCAACTAAAACAGCTTCTAGTGATTTAGTTGTTGGATGATCAAGATAGAAATCAGCAATGCCATCTTCAATGTGTTCTTGAATAACTCGTCTTAAAGGTCTAGCCCCCATTTTAGGGTCATAACCAAGTTCGACTAATTTTTCTTTCACTTCTTGAGTGGTATCAATATGAATTTCTTGATTTTCTAGTAAACTGTTCACATCATCAAGCATTAAGGAAACAATAGATAATAAGTTTTCTTTAGATAACGGAGAAAATTCGATGATCCCATCAAATCTGTTTAAAAATTCTGGTTTAAAGAAGTTACTTAATTGACCTAAAACAGATTGAGAAGTTCCATCTTTAGCTGCGCCAAATCCTACACTTGCTTCAATGGCACCAGTTCCCGCGTTACTTGTCATAATAATGATTGTATCTTTAAAGCTAACAGTTCTTCCTTTAGCATCTGTTAAACGACCATCATCTAAAATTTGAAGGAACATATGTAAAACATCAGGATGAGCTTTTTCAATTTCATCCAATAGAATTAAACTATATGGATTTCTTCTGATGCGTTCAGTCAATTGACCAGCTTCTTCATATCCCACATAACCAGGAGGAGAACCAATCAGTTTAGCCACACTGTGTTTTTCCATATACTCACTCATATCAAAACGAACCATACTGTCTTTGGCACCAAAAAGTTCAAAGGCAAGTTGTTTAGCAAGCTCAGTTTTTCCGACACCAGTTGGTCCAACAAATAGGAATGAACCAATTGGTCGGTTCTTTTTGTTTAAGCCAATTCGGTTACGACGAATAGCACGGGATACTTTATCGACGGCTTCATCTTGTCCGATGACATGTTGCTTGATGTCTTTGTCCAAGTTTTTCATTTGAGTTTGTTCTTTTTCTTTTAAGTCACCAACAGGAATACCTGTTTTTGCTTCAACAACTTGTTCCATATCTTTAATAGTAACAGTTGGTACATCCTCATCAGCAACTTGAGTTTCTTGGAGTTTTGTTAGCTTAGCCACTTGGTCGCGGTAATAAGCAGCGCGCTCAAAGTCTTCTTCCTTAGAAGCTAGTTGTTTTTGTTTCTCGGCTTCATTTAAACGTTGCTCGATCACTTTAGGGTCAAGTGCTTGAATTGTTAAGTTTTTCTTTGAGCCAGTCTCATCTAATAAATCAATAGCCTTATCAGGTAGTTGTCTGTCTTGAATAAAACGACTAGATAACTTAACAGCTCCAATGATTGCTTCATCTGTATAAGCAACATGGTGAAAATCTTCGTAACGTTTTTGAATTCCTTTTAGAATAGTAATCGTTTCTTCTTCAGAAGGTTCATCCACACGAACAGGTTGCATTCTTCTTTCAAGGGCTGCGTCTTTTTCAATGATTCGATATTCATTTAAAGTGGTAGCTCCGACCATTTGAAGTTCGCCACGAGCTAAAGCAGGTTTTAAGATATTTCCTGCATCCATGTTACCGTCACCAGCATTACCAGCACCGACAATTTCGTGAACTTCGTCTATGAAAAGGATAACAGAATCGTTTTCTTTTAACTCATTGATTAGATTTTGCATTCTTTCTTCAAACTGTCCACGAATGCCTGTTCCTTGAACAAGAGACGCAACATCTAAACGAATGACTTCTTTTTCAAGTAGTTTTTGAGGGACATTACCTTCGACAATTTTTAGAGCTAATCCTTCTACAACAGCTGTTTTACCAACACCAGGTTCCCCTATCAGAACAGGATTATTTTTAGTTCTTCTATTTAGTATTTCGATTACTCTTGTAATTTCTTCATCTCGTCCAATAACTGGATCAATTTTTCCATCTCTTGCTTCTTGAGTTAGATTTTCACCAAACTCTTGTAAAATCGAATTTCCACCTTGAGTTGGAGGCATAGGAGGTCCCATTCTTCCAGCTTGAGTTGGTGGTGTATTTGGTTGACTTGCTTGTTGATTTCTATTTTGTTCTGATAATTGACGGAATAAATCGTTAAGTGAACCAAAACCATAAGGATCTTGCATCATGCGTTCACGATGAGCTAAGTCTTCTTGTTGCTTAATTTGTCTGTAGCATTGTTGGCAAAGATCGACTTGTTTCTTTTGACCTTGGACGTTTGTATATAGATGAATAGTTGCTTCATTTGATTGACAATTTTGACAAAGCATTTAATCACTCTCCTTGTTGAATATAAATCAAACTAAGTCTTTTGACCTTGTTTGACCTTTGAAACTATTATATCGT harbors:
- a CDS encoding peptide chain release factor 3; this encodes MGFNQQKEVERRRTFAIISHPDAGKTTITEQLLLFGGAIRSAGTVKGKKTGNFAKSDWMDIEKQRGISVTSSVMQFDFEDKRVNILDTPGHEDFSEDTYRTLMAVDSAVMVIDSAKGIEAQTKKLFQVCRMRGIPIFTFINKLDRDGREPLELLEELEEVLEIESYPMNWPIGMGKGFEGLYDIFNNRVEIHRPERYDGERFLPLNENHELEIDHPIKQLSIFDQVMDDAELLLEAGNEFSEEKIANGQLTPVFFGSALTNFGVETFLETFLKFAPAPSAHKTKDEGEVSPYSEDFSGFIFKIQANMNPAHRDRIAFVRICSGSFSRGMDVQLSRESKKIKLNNSTQFMADSREQVEEAVAGDIIGLYDTGTYQIGDTIYTGKEKVEFEDLPHFTPELFMRVTAKNVMKQKSFYKGLNQLVQEGAIQLYKTYLTEDFIIGAVGQLQFEVFKHRMQGEYNTEVIMDPMGTKIARWINPEQLDEKMSSSRNILARDRFDQPLFLFENQFAMRWFTDKYPEVELKSLL
- a CDS encoding glycosyltransferase family 2 protein codes for the protein MTKVLMIIPAYNEEGSIVKTTKSIEEFKKQVSFTLDYIVINDGSTDKTKDLLIEQQIPAVHLIKNLGIGGAVQTGYLYAYYNDYDIAVQFDGDGQHDITSIEALVKPIIDEQSDFTIGSRFVEGSPSEFKTSFSRRMGINLISSFIKIKTGRRLLDVTSGYRAANRDVIEYFSQHYPKKYPEPETNALLVKQNKRVEEIGVNMFERLEGKSSITPLKSIRYMIEVLTSIILLSTGRDK
- a CDS encoding glycosyltransferase family 2 protein yields the protein MNQLITIIIPCFNEEQAIQHFVDEMSKIEKQFEATNFEYIFINDGSTDNTLPVLKELSKVNEKYHYLSFSRNFGKEAALYAGLQHSTGDYVTVMDVDLQDPPSLLPKMYQLITEEKYDCVGTRRVSRKGEPKIRSFFARQFYRVINRISDVEIVDGARDYRLMTRQMVDAILEVKEYNRFSKGIFSWVGFDTYYLEFENVERTDGETSWSFWSLFKYSLDGIVAFSEFPLVFSAFVGLFSFVGAIIALIFIIIRALVYGDPTSGWPSLVCIILALGGLQLLCLGVVGQYLGKTFLETKRRPIYIIKESSKVNKDN
- a CDS encoding EamA family transporter, coding for MLLFFVYVILSSSGIILFKLGSADLSIKMVSNQLNMNFPALSILGLLCYLVSFILWMIIISKSDVSFIVPLGLGLTNVLILVGSSVVLKETINIYGMVGIVLILAGTLLINKG
- a CDS encoding CDP-glycerol glycerophosphotransferase family protein, with protein sequence MLNKKVKNTIKNKMSKSYEFKYLKYLKHKSIEENQILLESTQSRDFSGHVLYVCKDLAERYPQMQLVISIVPEKKDWLQLLLKKQNITDKVKVVEFLSKDYFLALATSKYLINDTTFWSFFNKRPEQVYINIWHGTPLKKLGKDMNLDGFGNVQKNFLASDYLVVSNDYTKDKLVESYNLNNIASTKVVVAPSARNSILFDDLVREKVRNELDLDNKKVYMYMPTYRDEGTSISYTEKALLALDKNLTDNEVLFVKLHPFDAEKMTLNIHDLKHVKPFPSKYETYEFLTAVDTLITDYSSIMYDFLCTNRSTILFTYDKAAYYKQRGLYEDIADYPFLKVSTIDELITHLRDEDELTDKNFQDKYISNDNLEGTKELVDYLFSGKACSNIKEFSLRNEKDNVVFFAGPLWDNGITQAFFNTLDAIDLEENNYILHLKDKSVKYAHKYKLKELQIPYILTSGVAQYSFFEGIFTHLYLKKEWFGNKFMRKTIETVVMKMYRLDFRRMFNNLEINHFIHYTGFERAYAAMTQAISGEKIKTTIFYHTDMFEEYDAKKNINKKVLKNSYEKVDQVVLVNEELRERLVSNYPKIKNIKILDNFLGTDKIIEASEESLFTSLLDTSITHYGGIKKTIHDSLPVQIKEDNSFTPIDRLFKTIIQRRNIGESDLIPNVKKYKSELDGIFQSKYTELFKVTDSLEITNEELGYIYGLSKLKLIDDLLDPNVKVFSNIGRFDKQKGHDRLLTAFEEVHKHHPNTRLVIIAPHGPLKNQTINQAKESSANEHIYIVGGMQNPYSLLKYCEAFVFTSLYEGLGLVVFESLAVNTNVITVEIPATSRGLQKGQPENAAPVAMVVKNDQESITKGWLDYLDNEQIFSPYDFDKVEQESLASWEDVIKPL
- a CDS encoding DUF2304 domain-containing protein, which translates into the protein MDILSITMIFFSLIFLIFIIKLIRNATFTLEHSLMWLGIGIIMLVFSVFPSIPEKFSELLGFETMSNFLLVMAVLFSLIQLIIFTKHITKQSNDIKTLVQEVSILKEKIERKDK
- a CDS encoding ATP-dependent Clp protease ATP-binding subunit, with the protein product MLCQNCQSNEATIHLYTNVQGQKKQVDLCQQCYRQIKQQEDLAHRERMMQDPYGFGSLNDLFRQLSEQNRNQQASQPNTPPTQAGRMGPPMPPTQGGNSILQEFGENLTQEARDGKIDPVIGRDEEITRVIEILNRRTKNNPVLIGEPGVGKTAVVEGLALKIVEGNVPQKLLEKEVIRLDVASLVQGTGIRGQFEERMQNLINELKENDSVILFIDEVHEIVGAGNAGDGNMDAGNILKPALARGELQMVGATTLNEYRIIEKDAALERRMQPVRVDEPSEEETITILKGIQKRYEDFHHVAYTDEAIIGAVKLSSRFIQDRQLPDKAIDLLDETGSKKNLTIQALDPKVIEQRLNEAEKQKQLASKEEDFERAAYYRDQVAKLTKLQETQVADEDVPTVTIKDMEQVVEAKTGIPVGDLKEKEQTQMKNLDKDIKQHVIGQDEAVDKVSRAIRRNRIGLNKKNRPIGSFLFVGPTGVGKTELAKQLAFELFGAKDSMVRFDMSEYMEKHSVAKLIGSPPGYVGYEEAGQLTERIRRNPYSLILLDEIEKAHPDVLHMFLQILDDGRLTDAKGRTVSFKDTIIIMTSNAGTGAIEASVGFGAAKDGTSQSVLGQLSNFFKPEFLNRFDGIIEFSPLSKENLLSIVSLMLDDVNSLLENQEIHIDTTQEVKEKLVELGYDPKMGARPLRRVIQEHIEDGIADFYLDHPTTKSLEAVLVDDKIVVTEKKQAE
- a CDS encoding DUF1827 family protein; amino-acid sequence: MKLIDVTNSYAVLVSKQLENTDANLVKVYSLGKTLVVHSIADSHIEVVIVNKMREVKDFEVEHVLNEILERGIDSDDLDIIRTKGVVEISMPVAKKKKQANEK